A region of the Mycobacterium sp. NBC_00419 genome:
TGAACCGAAACCGGTTCTGATTCGTGTAGAACTTGGGGATCCCTCCCAGGGTGCACGACCGACGACGAGGTGAAGGGTTGACGGCGCGGTGAGCTCCGAAGGCGGCCTCGGCACGCCGAGACGGCAGCGCGTCGTCGAGGCAGCCCTCGCGGTGTTCGGTGAGCACGGCGCCGCGAAGTCGACGTTGCAGATGGTCGCACGCGCCGCAGGTGTGTCAGTGGGATTGGTACAGCACCACTTCGGCTCCAAGGAGAAGCTGGTCGAAGCGGTCAATGCCCATGCCTTGACCGTCATCAGGACCGAGATGGCCAGACCGTTGACCGCTCCGTCGAACGAGTCCGTCCTCGAGATGGGCCGACGGGTGAGTTTTCTGCTTGCCCGGCAACTGGCGGCGGTCGACTATCTCGCCGACCTGCTCGTCGAGGGTGCCCCCGCGGGAGCCGCATTCTTCGACTCAACGGCCGAGATCGGCCTGGCGCGCTGGCGCCGACTGGCCGACGAAGGCGGCGCGGCCGAGGATCTCGATCTGGTGTGGGCCGCGCTCAATCCGCTCATCCTGGTGATGGGGGCGGTGATCATGCGGCGGCACATCGACCGGCACCTGCCCGAACCCTTTGTCGGCACGGCTCAACTGCAGCGATGGCGGGACGCCGTGAACGCACTGCTCGAACACGGCCAGATCAGGCGCGAGCCCGACGAACCCACGAATTAGTCAGCCGGGTAGGTCTGGCCACGGTCGCGGGCGACCTAACCCTGTAGCCGCGCGATGACCTGCTCGCGTACCGCCGATCGCCGCGCCTTGCCGGCGTCGTCACGCAACGGCGCGTCCACGAACTCGACGGTGCGCGGCACCTTGTAGTCGGCGAGCCGCTCGGCGACAAAGGCTTTCACAGCGGCATCGTCGAGACCGCCCCCATCGGTGTGGACCAGCGCGTGCGGCACCTGGCCCAGGTCCTCGTGCGGGACGCCGACCACCAGACACGACAGCACGGCCGGATGCTCGGCGAGCGCACTCTCGATCTCGGCCGGGTAGACGTTGCGCCCACCCACGGTGAACATGTCCACGCGGCGGTCGGCCAGATACAGGTAGCCGTCCTCGTCGAACCAGCCGAGGTCGCCCAGGGAGTCCCAGCCGTCGCGGGTCTTGGCTGTGCTGCCGACGTAGCGGTAGGTCGGTGCGCTGCCCGGAGCCGGGCGCATGTAGATCTCACCGACCACCCCGGGCGGGCACTCGTTGCCGTCGTCGTCGAGCACCTTCATCTCGCCGGCCACCACCCGTCCGACCGAACCGCGATGCGCCAGCCACTCGGTACCGCTGATGAACGTCAAGGCCTGAAGTTCGGTGCCACCGTAGAGTTCCCACACCACATCGGGCCCGAGCAATTCGATCCAGGCTTCCTTGATGTTGGGTGGGCACGGGGCCGCCAGATGCCAGAATCTGCGCAGCGAGGACAGGTCGTAGGCACCGGGGTTGGCCCGGTACACCGGCAGTAGGCGCTGCATGATCGTGGGCACGGTGGCCAGATAGTTGACCCGGTAGTCGGTGATCAGCCGCAGGAACTCCTCAGGATCGAACCGGCGCATCAACACCAGGTGCTGGCCGGTCAGCAACGCCAGGGTGGCCGAGGTGAACCCGGTGTTGTGGCTCAGCGGCACCGGCAGCAGGTGGGTGTCGGTCGGCAGGTTGCCCATTCCCATGGCGACGATCTCGGCCGGGATCCTGCCCTCGCCGCCGGCCTCGATGAGCTTGGGCCGCCCGGTGCTGCCGCCGGATCCAATCGATTTCCAGCACGGCGAGACAACCTCGGGCAGTGGGGCATCCGACAGTTGCAGGCTACCGGCGAAGTCGGCGTCGACGGAGGGCACGATGCCGCGTGGGTCGGCCCGGCCCACCAGTAGTGCACGTGGTTTGAGGTCCAGCAGGCCCTCGAACTCGGCGTCGGGAAGCCGTGGTGACAACGGCTGGGGGATGGCGCCGAGCTTCCAGACCGCCACCGTCGCCAGCACCCACTCGATCGAGTTGGCCACCGCGATCGTGACGTAGTCACCTTGGCCGACACCGAGTTCGGCGTAGGCGCGGGCCAACCGGTTCGACGCCGATTCGAGCTCACCGCGGGTCAGGGTTCGTCCGGCACAGCTGACGGCCGGCCGGTCGGGGTCCTCGGCGGCCAGTTGGCTCAGGCGGGCGCCGATCGGGAGAATATCGTCAGGCATAGGAACCTCGGCGGGTAGGAGCGCAGCGACTCGGGGCTGGTGTCATCGCTTGGAGAAGATGGTCCGCGGGTTGTCCACGAGCATCGTGGTGATCTGGTCCTCGGTGACACCGCGACTGCGCAGTGCTGGCAGCACGTCGTTATGGATGTGCAGGTAGTGCCAATTCGGAAGCGCGACCGGCAGTGCGGCTTCCGGAAGCCAGTCGATGTAGCAGGATGCGTCGTGCGACAGCACCATCCGGTCGGCGTGACCGCGCTGGCACATCGCCGCAACGGTGTCCACGCGGTCGTCGAAACTGAGCATGGCGTCCAGGCCGAAGCGGTCCATCCCGAGGTAGGAGCCCGCCGCGATCAACTCTTCGAGGTAGCCCAGGTCGGTGGTGTCGCCGCTGTGCCCGATGATGACCCGGCTCAGGTCGACTCCCTCCTCGGCGAAGATGCGCTGTTGCTCCAGACCCCGCCGGGTGGGGGCGTGGGTGTGGGTGGTGATCGGCACACCGGTCTGCCGGTGTGCCTGGGCCACGGCGCGCAGCACCCGCTCGACACCGGGTGTCACGCCGGGCTCGTCGGTCGCGCATTTGAGGATCGCAGCCTTGACGCCGGTGTCGGCGATGCCCTCGGTGATATCCCGGACGAACAGGTCAGTCATCGTCTCGGGGCCGCCGAATCCGGTGCCCGGACCGGTGAAGTGGAAGTACATCGGGACGTCGTTGTAGGTGTACACCCCGGTGGCGACCACGATCTGCAGGCCGGTCCGGGCTGCCACCCGCTGGATGCGCGGGATGTAGCGACCAAGGCCGATCACTGTGGGATCGACGATGGTGTCCACCCCGATCGCTTTGAGCGCATTGAGCTTCTCGACGGCGTCGGCCTCGCGCGCGGCCTCATCGCCCCAGCCTTCCGGGTAGTTCACCAGGACCTCGGGGGACAGGACGAACACGTGCTCGTGCATCAGCACGACGCCCAGTTCGGTGGTCGCGACGGGGCCGCGAACGGTCTCGACCTGCGACGGCTCTGTCATGCCACGACCCTAATGGGAAGCTGTTGAGCCCTCGTCGTTTTCGTCAGAACGGGACCCGGGCAGCGCGGAGGCGGCCAGGGCGCCCAGGGCGATCAGCGCCGGGAGCTGCACCCACGGTGAATGCCCGATATAGCCGTCGACCGAACGCCACGGATACCGCGACAGCACCGCCCCGGCGAGGATCAGCCCGCACGACGCGGTCCACAGCGTGACCCTGTCACGCAGGACGTGGCGGTGCCGCAGTCCATAGGTGACCAGCAGTGCGGTACCGAACACCACCAGCCCGCCGATGCCGGCGATCAGACCGCCCACGGCTAGCACACCGGCACCGGCCAGCACGGGCACGGTCCAGGGTCGCGCCGGGTCTGCTGCGGCTGGCGGCCGGCGCGCGGGGACCAGCGCCAGCAGTGCCAGCAGCGGCAGCAGGGACAGTCCCACTGCCAGTCCGGTGCGGTACAGGGTGTTCGACGGGAAGCTCAGCGTGATGGTGCCCTGCTCCCCGGCGGGCACCACCCAGCCCTGCTGCCAGCCGTTGACGACCACCGGGGTCAGCGTCACCCCATCGGGGGCATGGGCGACCCAGCCGGGATTGACGCTTTCGGGGACCACCAGCACCCGCGCGATTGGTGCGCGGCTGACGGTGATGACCCGGCGGTCTGGGCCCCAGCTCGAGACCTGCGCGGGAGTGGTTGTCGCCGTGGGGATCTCAGGCGCCTGGGGTCCGGCCAGTGCCACACCGTCGACGATGAAGCCGGAGCCCGGGCTGACCAGGAGTTCCTGCTGGCCGGCGGGCAGCGCGATCGGCGCCGGGTCGCAGGCCTTCGCCGCCAGTGGTTCGCCGTCGAGCAGGGCGGACACCGTGGTCCTGATCGAGGTCTGCACGAACCGGCCCGACACCGCGATGATCGGCCCCTGTCCGCATGGGATCTCGATGGCGCGGTTGCGGTTGCGTGCGGCATCCGCGGCGGCCACCGGCTTGCCGTCGGCGCCCAGCACGCTGACCTCGGCCAGCCCCGGCGGTTTGAGCTGGTCGAAGCCCAGCGCCGTGCGGTCGATGACGTCGTCCCAGTCGAGCAGGCTGATCCGGACGGTGTCGGTGGTTCTCGGGCGCACTGACACGGTCTGTGCGCCGCTGTCGTCGCCGGCCTTCAGCCTGCGGACCTGCGGCCCGTCGCCGAGGTCGATCGCGACCACCGTCGGATGTGTCGGCAGCGGTGAGGGACTCGGCGTAAGCCGCAACCCGGTGACCTCCGTCGCCTTGGGCAGCGTCACGGTCAGCGTCGGGCCGGTCTTGTACTGAACGACGCTTTGCGATGCGGTCCACGAGGTCCGGGGGTCGCCGTCGGTGGCCGCGTACGCCGAGCCTTCGACGTCGATCAGATCGGAGTCGGCGCGCGAGCGGGTGGTACCGGGCTGGGCGATCAGGTCGGCCAGGTTCGGTCCCTGCCGGGCACGCACCCACACGACCGGACTCACCTGGATCGGGGCGGGCACCGTCAGCGTCCGGCTCAGCGTCACCGGTTCCTCGGGCGCCTGCGACATCGACGCGGCGCAGTGCACCCCGTCGGGGGAGTCCGCACAACCCGGCCGGCCCAGCAGTTCGGAGCCCAGATCCCATGCCGCGACGGTCGACCCGGCAGGCGGGCCCGGCACGATGACGGTGTGCCGGATGTCGACGGGGTGGGCGTAGCCCGAGGCGTCGTACTGGGTGACCGACAGGTCGGTGATGCCGAATTGCACACCCGAGGATCCGTCGTCGGTCCCGATCGCGGTGATCCGGACCCACGGTGTCTCACCGACCGGCAGCGCGATCGTCAGCGGCTTTCCGGTCTCCTCGAAACGCACTGTCGTGGTGCCATTTTCGGTCGACACCTGCAGACGGCGGACCTGCGCGCCGACAGCGGTGGCGCTCGGTGTGACGGTGAGTGTGGCGTTGGTGACCGGACGGTCGAAGTCGACCTGAAGCCACTGGCCGACCGCGGGCTGCAGTGAGTTCGACACCCACGCGGTCGCCGAATCGCCGTCCACGGCCGCGGCGGGGCCACTGGCCGGTGCGACGGTGGGCAGCGCGGTGGAGTCCGACGACGAACTCGAGACGCTGAGCCGCCCGCCCGACCAGGCGCCGTGCACCAGCTTGGCGCCGGGCACCGGGTAGTCGGGCACCCGGTTGAAGGTGTTGCGCCGGTCGCCCTCGGCGCGCACGGCCGACGAATGGTCGTCGACGCGGCCGTAGTCGGTTTCGCGGTTGACGGGGGTATCGGTGACGGTGACGAGCGGGACGGGCAGATTGGCGCGCTGGGCGTCGGAGGTCAGCAGCAGCGGCCCGAGCGGAGCCTGTCCGAGCAGGCGGCGTCGTTCGTCGAGCCGCAGTAGCACCTCGGGGCCGCCGTCGACCCTACCCATGCGGTTGGCGTCGGTCAGATACGGTGCACCCGGATTGCCTTGGGTGTCAACGCGATAGATTTCGATGGCCGGGTAGGCGGGCCGCAGGCCGCTGTCGCTGATGAAGCCCGACAGGAGGCCGGCGCCGACCGGTTCGCCGAACTCGGCGACCTTCGTCAGTCCCGGCGAGCCGTCGATGGCCCGGTGTACCAGCAGCGGCCGCGCCGAGCGTGAAGTGTCGGGGTCGAGATCGTTTCGCACCACCACATAGGAGATGCCTTGTCGGGCAAGGGTATCGGCCAGACCCGCCGACGGCCGCCCGGCGGCGAACAGTCGTTGTACGGAGTCCAGTGCGCGGATGGTCTGTGGTGGGGTCAGCGGGATCGAATCCCTTACCCCCCAGGGGCCTTGGCTGAGCACCTGGAGCGGCTCGTCGTGGCTGTTGCCCCACACCTGGGTGGCGAACGGCGCGCCCGGAGCCACCAGCACACGCCCCGGCGCCGGCTCGCCCCGGTTGTGTTCGGCCAGCCAGGCGGCGGCCTGATGCCAGTAGTCGGGGATGGCACGGAAGGTGCCGGGC
Encoded here:
- a CDS encoding TetR/AcrR family transcriptional regulator, whose translation is MSSEGGLGTPRRQRVVEAALAVFGEHGAAKSTLQMVARAAGVSVGLVQHHFGSKEKLVEAVNAHALTVIRTEMARPLTAPSNESVLEMGRRVSFLLARQLAAVDYLADLLVEGAPAGAAFFDSTAEIGLARWRRLADEGGAAEDLDLVWAALNPLILVMGAVIMRRHIDRHLPEPFVGTAQLQRWRDAVNALLEHGQIRREPDEPTN
- a CDS encoding AMP-binding protein; the protein is MPDDILPIGARLSQLAAEDPDRPAVSCAGRTLTRGELESASNRLARAYAELGVGQGDYVTIAVANSIEWVLATVAVWKLGAIPQPLSPRLPDAEFEGLLDLKPRALLVGRADPRGIVPSVDADFAGSLQLSDAPLPEVVSPCWKSIGSGGSTGRPKLIEAGGEGRIPAEIVAMGMGNLPTDTHLLPVPLSHNTGFTSATLALLTGQHLVLMRRFDPEEFLRLITDYRVNYLATVPTIMQRLLPVYRANPGAYDLSSLRRFWHLAAPCPPNIKEAWIELLGPDVVWELYGGTELQALTFISGTEWLAHRGSVGRVVAGEMKVLDDDGNECPPGVVGEIYMRPAPGSAPTYRYVGSTAKTRDGWDSLGDLGWFDEDGYLYLADRRVDMFTVGGRNVYPAEIESALAEHPAVLSCLVVGVPHEDLGQVPHALVHTDGGGLDDAAVKAFVAERLADYKVPRTVEFVDAPLRDDAGKARRSAVREQVIARLQG
- a CDS encoding phosphotriesterase family protein → MTEPSQVETVRGPVATTELGVVLMHEHVFVLSPEVLVNYPEGWGDEAAREADAVEKLNALKAIGVDTIVDPTVIGLGRYIPRIQRVAARTGLQIVVATGVYTYNDVPMYFHFTGPGTGFGGPETMTDLFVRDITEGIADTGVKAAILKCATDEPGVTPGVERVLRAVAQAHRQTGVPITTHTHAPTRRGLEQQRIFAEEGVDLSRVIIGHSGDTTDLGYLEELIAAGSYLGMDRFGLDAMLSFDDRVDTVAAMCQRGHADRMVLSHDASCYIDWLPEAALPVALPNWHYLHIHNDVLPALRSRGVTEDQITTMLVDNPRTIFSKR
- a CDS encoding alpha-(1->3)-arabinofuranosyltransferase, encoding MSRRWLGGAFAVALVLCFAQSPGMVSPDTKLDLTANPLRFLARAANLWNSDLPFGQAQNQAYGYLFPHGAFFLLGDTLGLPGWVTQRLWWALLLTVGFWGLLRVAEVLGIGTRPSRVIAAVAFALSPRVLTTLGSISSETLPMMLAPWVLLPVILALRADSSRSLRMLAARAGVALALMGAVNAVATITGCLPAIIWWLCHRPNRTWWRFSAWWALASALAITWWVVALLLLGRISPPFLDFIESSGVTTQWTSLTEVLRGTDSWTPFVSPNATAGSSLVTQPVLVLATTLVAAGGLAGLALRSMPARGRLVTMLLVGVVLLAVGYSGGLGSPLAHQVQLFLDAAGAPLRNVHKLEPVIRLPLVLGIAHLLGRIPLPGAAPRPVLIRAFARPEDDKRVAVGIVVLAALAVATSMAWTGRLTPPGTFRAIPDYWHQAAAWLAEHNRGEPAPGRVLVAPGAPFATQVWGNSHDEPLQVLSQGPWGVRDSIPLTPPQTIRALDSVQRLFAAGRPSAGLADTLARQGISYVVVRNDLDPDTSRSARPLLVHRAIDGSPGLTKVAEFGEPVGAGLLSGFISDSGLRPAYPAIEIYRVDTQGNPGAPYLTDANRMGRVDGGPEVLLRLDERRRLLGQAPLGPLLLTSDAQRANLPVPLVTVTDTPVNRETDYGRVDDHSSAVRAEGDRRNTFNRVPDYPVPGAKLVHGAWSGGRLSVSSSSSDSTALPTVAPASGPAAAVDGDSATAWVSNSLQPAVGQWLQVDFDRPVTNATLTVTPSATAVGAQVRRLQVSTENGTTTVRFEETGKPLTIALPVGETPWVRITAIGTDDGSSGVQFGITDLSVTQYDASGYAHPVDIRHTVIVPGPPAGSTVAAWDLGSELLGRPGCADSPDGVHCAASMSQAPEEPVTLSRTLTVPAPIQVSPVVWVRARQGPNLADLIAQPGTTRSRADSDLIDVEGSAYAATDGDPRTSWTASQSVVQYKTGPTLTVTLPKATEVTGLRLTPSPSPLPTHPTVVAIDLGDGPQVRRLKAGDDSGAQTVSVRPRTTDTVRISLLDWDDVIDRTALGFDQLKPPGLAEVSVLGADGKPVAAADAARNRNRAIEIPCGQGPIIAVSGRFVQTSIRTTVSALLDGEPLAAKACDPAPIALPAGQQELLVSPGSGFIVDGVALAGPQAPEIPTATTTPAQVSSWGPDRRVITVSRAPIARVLVVPESVNPGWVAHAPDGVTLTPVVVNGWQQGWVVPAGEQGTITLSFPSNTLYRTGLAVGLSLLPLLALLALVPARRPPAAADPARPWTVPVLAGAGVLAVGGLIAGIGGLVVFGTALLVTYGLRHRHVLRDRVTLWTASCGLILAGAVLSRYPWRSVDGYIGHSPWVQLPALIALGALAASALPGSRSDENDEGSTASH